A single Populus alba chromosome 7, ASM523922v2, whole genome shotgun sequence DNA region contains:
- the LOC118047886 gene encoding uncharacterized protein, producing the protein MRSMKSSTSNKGIAAIVGVGPKLGRSIARKFAHEGYTVAILARDLGRLSRFADEIAREEKAQVFAIRIDCSDSRSVREAFEGVLSLGFVEVLVYNAYQPAVSPQTTSFTNICVDSFVKSLAISSVGAFLCAQQVLPGMVERGRGTILFTGCSASLNGIACLSELCCGKFALRALSQCLAREFQSQGVHVAHVIIDGVIGLPTPRGPPSSQRTSAGEQQQHGMAGGGGEMMMDPDSLAQTYWHLHVQGRTAWTQEIDLRPSNSINPRSC; encoded by the exons ATGCGGAGCATGAAAAGCTCCACCTCCAATAAAGGCATCGCAGCCATTGTAGGCGTTGGACCGAAGCTCGGCCGATCCATTGCCCGCAAGTTTGCCCATGAAGGTTACACTGTTGCCATCCTTGCCCGTGACTTAG GGAGGTTATCAAGATTTGCAGATGAGATAGCAAGGGAGGAGAAAGCTCAAGTTTTTGCCATCAGGATAGACTGCTCGGATTCAAGAAGTGTGAGAGAGGCATTTGAGGGTGTTCTTTCACTTGGCTTTGTAGAAGTACTCGTCTACAATGCCTATCAACCAGCAGTCTCTCCACAAACCACCAGCTTCACCAATATTTGCGTCGACTCTTTCGTGAAGTCCCTCGCAATCTCCTCCGTCGGTGCCTTCCTTTGCGCCCAACAG GTTCTTCCAGGCATGGTAGAAAGAGGGAGAGGGACAATTCTTTTCACCGGCTGTTCAGCTTCTTTAAATGGCATTGCCTGTTTATCTGAACTGT GTTGTGGAAAGTTTGCCTTGAGAGCTCTATCACAATGTTTAGCCAGGGAGTTTCAGTCTCAAGGTGTGCACGTTGCACATGTTATCATCGATGGTGTGATTGGCCTACCTACACCTAG GGGACCACCAAGCTCTCAGAGAACGTCAGCTGGGGAACAACAGCAACATGGTATGGCCGGTGGAGGTGGAGAGATGATGATGGACCCAGACTCGCTGGCTCAAACCTACTGGCATTTGCATGTTCAAGGCCGGACTGCTTGGACCCAGGAGATCGACCTCCGTCCCTCTAACTCCATCAACCCCAGATCCTGTTAG
- the LOC118047887 gene encoding uncharacterized protein, with the protein MEWTTVQHLDLRHVARGFHKPLQPHAAAFHPTQTLIAAAIGTYIIEFDAVTGSKLSSIDIGASVLRMAYSPNTSHAVIAMVEDGTIRSCDFDTEQSWVLHSPEKKMEPLSFDTEVHMALTPLQPVVFFGFHRRMSVTVVGTVDGGRAPTKIKTDLKKPIVNLACHTRHPVLYVAYADGLIRAYNIHSYAVHYTLQLDNTIKLIGAGAFAFHPTLEWIFVGDRRGTLLAWDVSTERPSMIGITQVGSQPITSIAWLPVLRLLVTVSRDGTLQTWKTRVILNPNRPPMQANFFEPAGIESIDIPRILSQQGGEAIYPLPKIKALEVHPKLNLAALLFANMTGVDNVKSRTAYTRDGRKQLFSVLQSARGSSASVLKEKLSSLGSSGILADHQLQAQLQEHHLKGQSQLTISDVARKAFLYSHFMEGHAKSAPISRLPLITILDTKHHLRDIPVCQPIHLELNFFNKENRVLHYPVRAFYLDGLNLMAYNFCSGVDNIYKKLYTSIPGNVEYQAKHMVYSIKQHLFLVVYEFSGSANEVVLYWESTNPQPANNKGSTIKGRDAAFIGPSESQFAILDEDKTGVALYILPGGASKEAGDKNLLLEENHFAETNGASLRGPMQFLFESEVDRIFTTPLESTLMFASNGSHIGFAKMVQGYRLSTSDGNYISTKTEGKKSIKLKVNEIVIQVHWQETLRGYVAGILTTHRVLMVSADLDILASSSAKFDKGLPSFRSLLWLGPALLFSTATAISVLGWDGIVRTILSVSLPNAVLVGALNDRLLLANPTDVNPRQKKGVEIKSCLVGLLEPLLIGFATMQHTFEQKLDLSEILYQITSRFDSLRITPRSLDILARGPPVCGDLAVSLSQAGPQFTQVLRGVYAIKALRFSTALDVLKDEFLRSRDYPKCPPTSHLFHRFRQLGYACIKYGQFDSAKETFEVIADYEGMLDLFICHLNPSAMRRLAQKLEEEGLDSQLRRYCERILRVRSTGWTQGIFANFAAESMVPKGPEWGGGNWEIKTPTNLKSIPQWELAGEVMPYMKTDDGTIPAIITDHIGVYLGSIKGRGNVVEVREDSLVKAFIPASDNKPNGLPNALAKSISNKSNGLPEGHKKLDSLLGLETLTKQNAGTSAADEQAKAEEEFKKTMYGTANDGSSSDEEGVSKTKKLQIRIRDKPVSSTTVDVNKIKEATRQFKLGDGLGPPMRTKSLTGSQDLGQILSQPPATTAPVFASADMFVTDSLMQPAPVSQPGPMVMGGGVTAGPIPEDFFQNTIPSLQVAASLPPPGTYLAKLDQVSQGVGSNNAGGIPNPGAASVSDIGLPDGGIPPQATQLAAPLAYIGLADGGVPPQASIQAGIPPQPQVQAPQVPLSTQPLDLSVLGVTDSGKTPAPASLPSSVRPGQVPRGAAAPVCFKTGLAHLEQNQLPDALSCFDEAFLALAKDNSRGADIKAQATICAQYKIAVTLLKEIARLQKVQGPSALSAKDEMARLSRHLGSLPLLAKHRINCIRTAIKRNMEVQNFAYGKQMLELLISKAPPSKQDELRSLIDMCVQRGSSNKSIDPLEDPSHFCAATLSRLSTIGYDVCDLCGAKFSALSAPGCIICGMGSIKRSDALAGPVPSPFG; encoded by the exons ATGGAGTGGACAACTGTGCAGCATCTGGATCTACGACATGTCGCTCGTGGTTTTCACAAACCATTACAACCTCATGCTGCTGCTTTTCACCCTACTCAAACTCTCATTGCCGCCGCGATCGGAACTTACATCATCG aaTTTGATGCAGTAACAGGAAGCAAATTATCTTCCATTGACATTGGTGCATCCGTTCTTCGCATGGCTTACAGTCCTAATACTAGCCATGCTGTTATTGCTATGGTTGAG GATGGTACGATTCGGTCGTGTGATTTTGATACGGAGCAAAGTTGGGTTTTGCATTCGcctgaaaagaaaatggaacCCTTATCTTTTGATACGGAAGTTCATATGGCTTTGACCCCTTTGCAACCTGTTGTTTTTTTCGGCTTCCACCGCAGGATGAGCGTAACTG TGGTTGGAACGGTTGATGGAGGAAGAGCACCCACAAAAATAAAGACTGATCTGAAGAAGCCTATTGTAAATCTTGCTTGCCATACGCGCCATCCTGTCCTG TATGTTGCTTATGCAGATGGTTTGATTCGAGCTTACAATATTCACTCATATGCTGTTCATTACACATTACAAC TTGATAACACCATTAAGCTAATTGGCGCTGGTGCATTTGCTTTTCATCCAACATTGGAATGGATTTTTGTTGGTGATAGACGTGGTACCCTTCTGGCATGGGATGTCTCAACAGAGAGACCTAGTATGATTGGAAT AACACAAGTGGGCTCCCAACCAATCACATCAATTGCTTGGCTTCCAGTGTTGCGGTTACTTGTTACTGTTTCCAGGGATGGGACTTTACAAACATGGAAAACACGAGTGATACTGAATCCCAATAGACCTCCAATGCAAGCAAATTTTTTCGAGCCTGCTG GAATTGAATCAATTGACATCCCGCGTATTTTATCTCAACAGGGTGGAGAAGCAATTTACCCTTTACCGAAAATTAAAGCCTTAGAAGTTCACCCCAAACTAAATTTAGCAGCTCTTTTATTTGCA AATATGACTGGTGTTGACAATGTAAAAAGTAGGACTGCTTACACTAGGGATGGAAGGAAACAGCTTTTTTCTGTTCTGCAAAGTGCAAGGGGATCATCAG CTTCTGTTTTGAAAGAAAAGCTCTCATCCTTGGGCTCATCAGGAATTCTGGCAGACCATCAACTTCAAGCACAACTGCAAGAGCATCACCTCAAGGG CCAAAGTCAGCTGACAATTTCAGACGTTGCAAGGAAGGCATTCCTTTACAGT CATTTCATGGAAGGCCATGCCAAAAGTGCTCCCATATCTCGGCTGCCTCTGATCACTATTTTGGATACCAAACATCATCTGAGGGACATTCCTGTTTGCCAG CCTATTCATTTGGAGCTAAATTTCTTTAACAAAGAGAACAGAGTACTTCATTATCCTGTCAGGGCGTTTTACCTTGATGGCTTAAACCTCATGGCATATAATTTCTGCTCTGGTGTGGataatatatacaagaaacTCTACACATCG ATTCCTGGAAACGTGGAATACCAAGCGAAGCACATGGTGTACAGTATAAAACAACATTTATTTCTTGTTGTTTATGAATTCAGTGGCTCTGCAAATGAAGTAGTACTATATTGGGAAAGTACTAATCCTCAGCCAGCCAACAACAAAGGAAGCACAATCAAAG GTCGAGATGCAGCATTTATTGGTCCAAGTGAAAGTCAATTTGCAATTCTTGATGAAGACAAGACTGGAGTGGCTCTGTATATTCTGCCAGGAGGAGCTTCAAAAGAAGCTGGTGACAAGAACTTATTACTCGAAGAAAACCATTTTGCTGAAACAAATGGTGCCTCTCTTCGGGGTCCTATGCAGTTCCTGTTTGAAAGCGAAGTTGATCGTATTTTTACCACGCCACTAG AGTCAACTTTGATGTTTGCTTCTAACGGGAGCCATATTGGCTTTGCAAAGATGGTGCAAGGATACCGGCTCTCAACTTCAGATGGTAATTATATATCAACAAAAACTGAAGGGAAAAAGTCAATCAAGTTGAAAGTGAATGAGATTGTCATCCAG GTGCATTGGCAAGAAACTCTTCGAGGCTATGTTGCAGGGATATTAACCACACACAGGGTGCTTATGGTTTCAGCGGATCTTGATATACTGGCAAGCAGTTCTGCAAAATTTGATAAAGGACTTCCTTCA TTTAGATCCCTTTTGTGGCTTGGACctgctcttcttttttctactgCCACTGCGATTAGTGTGCTTGGTTGGGATGGAATTGTGAGGACAATTCTTTCTGTTAGCTTGCCCAATGCAG TTTTGGTTGGTGCTCTGAATGATAGATTGCTGCTTGCTAACCCAACAGATGTTAATCCCAGACAAAAGAAAGGGGTTGAGATTAAGAGCTGTCTTGTTGGCCTCCTTGAACCTCTTCTTATCGGATTTGCCACAATGCAACACACTTTTGAGCAGAAGCTTGACCTGTCAGAAATACTGTACCAAATAACATCAAG GTTTGACAGCTTGCGTATTACACCAAGATCTCTTGATATTCTTGCTAGAGGTCCTCCTGTTTGTGGAGATCTTGCAGTTTCATTATCCCAAGCTGGTCCACAGTTCACTCAG GTGTTGCGGGGTGTCTATGCTATCAAAGCCCTCCGTTTTTCTACTGCTTTAGATGTTTTGAAGGATGAGTTCTTGCGTTCTAGAGATTATCCAAAATGTCCTCCAACATCTCACTTATTCCACCGATTTCGACAGTTGGGATATGCCTGCATCAA GTATGGCCAGTTCGATAGTGCAAAAGAAACTTTTGAAGTCATTGCAGATTACGAAGGCATGCTTGATTTGTTTATATGCCACCTTAACCCCAGTGCCATGCGGCGCCTTGCTCAGAAACTGGAAGAAGAAGGTTTGGATTCACAATTGAGGCGGTACTGTGAGAGGATATTAAGAGTTCGTTCTACTGGGTGGACACAAGGCATTTTTGCCAACTTTGCTGCTGAGAGCATGGTTCCCAAAGGTCCTGAATGGGGTGGAGGGAACTGGGAAATTAAAACTCCTACTAATTTGAAGAGTATACCTCAGTGGGAGCTGGCCGGAGAAGTGATGCCATACATGAAGACTGATGATGGTACCATCCCGGCCATCATTACAGATCATATTGGTGTTTACCTGGGTTCAATTAAAGGAAGAGGGAATGTTGTTGAAGTAAGGGAAGACAGTTTGGTGAAAGCATTTATCCCTGCTAGTGACAATAAGCCAAATGGGCTTCCAAATGCTTTAGCCAAATCCATATCCAATAAGTCAAATGGGCTGCCTGAAGGTCACAAGAAGCTTGATTCTTTGTTGGGTCTGGAAACTCTCACCAAGCAAAACGCAGGTACATCTGCTGCTGATGAACAGGCAAAAGCAGAAGAGGAATTCAAGAAAACTATGTATGGAACTGCTAATGATGGTAGCAGCAGTGACGAGGAAGGAGTGTCAAAAACAAAGAAGCTGCAAATTAGAATTCGGGATAAGCCAGTTTCATCTACTACAGTGGATGTCAATAAGATCAAAGAAGCCACAAGACAGTTTAAACTTGGTGATGGTTTAGGCCCACCCATGAGGACAAAGTCATTAACTGGTTCCCAGGACCTTGGTCAAATTTTATCCCAACCTCCTGCAACCACTGCCCCAGTTTTTGCCTCTGCTGATATGTTTGTTACTGATTCATTAATGCAACCTGCTCCAGTATCACAACCAGGTCCTATGGTTATGGGTGGAGGAGTTACAGCTGGACCCATCCCAGAGGACTTCTTCCAGAACACAATACCTTCCCTGCAAGTTGCAGCATCTCTGCCACCTCCAGGAACTTACCTTGCAAAATTGGATCAAGTTTCTCAAGGGGTTGGAAGCAACAATGCAGGTGGTATTCCCAACCCAGGTGCTGCTTCTGTGAGTGATATTGGTCTTCCTGATGGTGGTATTCCACCACAAGCAACTCAACTAGCTGCCCCACTTGCGTATATTGGACTTGCTGATGGTGGTGTCCCACCTCAAGCTTCCATTCAGGCTGGTATTCCACCTCAGCCACAAGTTCAAGCGCCTCAGGTTCCCCTTTCCACGCAACCTCTTGATCTTAGTGTTCTTGGAGTTACAGATTCAGGAAAAACTCCTGCCCCTGCATCTCTGCCATCATCTGTGAGACCTGGACAG GTTCCCCGAGGAGCAGCTGCACCAGTATGTTTCAAGACTGGACTTGCACACCTTGAACAGAATCAACTTCCTGATGCCTTGTCATGTTTTGATGAAGCTTTCCTGGCACTAGCTAAGGATAACTCTCGTGGTGCTGATATTAAAGCTCAAGCAACCATCTGTGCTCAGTACAAGATAGCAGTTACTCTTCTCAAG GAAATAGCACGGCTGCAGAAAGTGCAAGGGCCAAGTGCACTCAGTGCAAAAGATGAGATGGCAAGATTGTCACGGCATCTGGGTTCTTTGCCTCTTCTGGCAAAGCACCGAATAAATTGCATCCGAACTGCCATTAAGCGAAACATGGAAGTGCAGAACTTTGCTTATGGCAAGCAGATGCTTGAGCTCCTCATTTCCAAAGCTCCACCAAGTAAGCAGGATGAGTTGAGAAGCCTAATTGACATGTGTGTTCAGAGGGGTTCATCCAACAAGTCTATTGATCCTTTGGAAGATCCTTCCCATTTCTGTGCTGCCACGCTCAGCCGTCTTTCAACAATCGGATATGATGTTTGCGATCTCTGTGGAGCCAAATTTTCAGCTCTCTCTGCTCCTGGATGCATCATTTGTGGAATGGGAAGTATTAAGAGATCAGATGCCCTTGCAGGGCCTGTTCCTTCACCATTTGGCTGA